In Bombus affinis isolate iyBomAffi1 chromosome 11, iyBomAffi1.2, whole genome shotgun sequence, one genomic interval encodes:
- the LOC126921750 gene encoding uncharacterized protein LOC126921750, with protein sequence MLPKYNYFFYANACHVCKKFGGEISLKRCGNCTMISYCSKEHQKMHWSQHKDLCNAICNILKDNQLSTFLNIQQNVDIKAWTQMKMNFMLLVAIKVGRKLEHYEEQMFKFLRLCVVCHDQNIRVLEDCPNCPNTSFCTKHKDDIVHKRYCDLIKLCFNLDVISITHEKKIPKIRIPYRINHVNLPKSMKDFIDSYIEPWKNSHMTTVEETMINSEYLSRPLTFLYAIQKLRYLLNSNSFVVHIIAANMIDIDSIEFWEILLHWLPCITTVQIFLIGPELSIDSVSVNLCKDCQYDNKQLLIQVCSMLYENYTDNDSYVKPDFIVGYNAGIHECEDFRSENYSWRQSLEIVAEQNCPLILTSYTSTEAEKEQIRLNEVLNNHVKYTYFEQNPFSSLRPYRDFENGGIYYQNQYIIIYENLNTLQ encoded by the coding sequence atgttacctaaatataattatttcttttatgcAAATGCATGCCATGTTTGTAAAAAATTTGGGGGAGAAATCTCTTTAAAAAGATGTGGTAATTGCACTATGATCTCTTATTGTTCCAAGGAACACCAAAAAATGCATTGGTCACAACATAAAGATTTATGCAATGCAATATGCAATATTTTAAAGGACAATCAACTATCAacctttttaaatattcaacagAATGTTGATATAAAAGCTTGGACTCAAATGAAAATGAATTTCATGTTATTAGTAGCAATAAAGGTTGGTAGAAAATTAGAGCATTATGAAGAGCAAATGTTCAAATTTCTTAGATTATGTGTTGTGTGTCATGATCAAAATATAAGAGTTCTTGAAGATTGCCCTAATTGTCCAAATACTAGTTTTTGCACAAAGCACAAAGATGATATTGTACATAAAAGATATTGTGATCTGATAAAATTATGTTTTAATTTAGATGTAATCTCAATAACACACGAAAAAAAGATACCAAAAATAAGAATACCATATCGTATAAATCATGTAAATTTACCAAAAAGCATGAAAGATTTTATAGATTCTTACATTGAACCATGGAAGAATTCACATATGACAACAGTAGAGGAAACAATGATTAATTCAGAATATCTTTCACGACCTTTAACATTTCTTTACGCAATACAAAAATTGCGATATCTTTTGAATAGTAATAGTTTCGTTGTTCATATTATTGCAGCCAATATGATAGACATTGATAGTATAGAATTTTGGGAAATTCTCTTACACTGGTTACCATGCATTACAACAGTACAAATTTTTCTAATAGGACCTGAATTATCTATAGATTCCGTATCAGTGAATCTGTGTAAGGATTGTCAATATGATAATAAACAACTTTTAATTCAAGTATGTAGTATGCTTTATGAGAATTACACAGATAATGATTCATATGTGAAACCAGATTTTATTGTTGGATATAATGCAGGAATACATGAATGTGAAGATTTTAGATCTGAAAACTATTCATGGAGACAATCTTTAGAGATAGTAGCTGAGCAAAATTGCCCATTGATTCTAACATCCTATACTTCAACAGAAGCAGAAAAAGAACAAATCAGACTCAATGAAGTCTTAAACAATCATGTAAAGTATACATATTTTGAACAGAATCCATTTTCCAGTTTAAGACCATACAGAGATTTTGAAAATGGAGGAATATATTACCAAAACCAATACATAAtcatttatgaaaatttaaatacacTACAGTAA
- the LOC126921746 gene encoding excitatory amino acid transporter 1, which translates to MAHPKKWRSCMSENMLTMLTVAAVVAGTILGFILRNVRDEPWTKREVMYIQFPGDIFLRMLKALILPLIIASIVSAIGGLDLNLSGKIGIRSIYYYASTTISAVILGIILVLIIRPGEYSTHGMIAKDNVAPTRDITTTDTILDLIRNVFPPNLVQACIAQYRTVLIEPKNKTGVNNIQDWDISHKYGDGMNTLGLVIFGIVLGIALSKMGEQGKILLSFFDALSEATMLITRWVIWTSPIGVLFLVTSKLLEIEDIGAIAGQLSLYFITVLLGLIIHGCVTLSVIFFICTKQLPFKLIGKMTQVLATAFGTSSSTATLPVTIQCLDNIGVDQRITRFVVPIGATINMDGTALYEAVAAIFIAQVRRIPLTLGNVIGVSITATAASIGAAGIPQAGLVTMVMVLDTVGLPAEDVTLIIAVDWLLDRFRTTINVICDALGAYVIEHLSKKDLEASANLQEETIELARVRKADA; encoded by the exons ATGGCTCATCCAAAAAAATGGAGAAGTTGCATGTCAGAAAACATGCTGACAATGCTTACAGTAGCCGCTGTAGTGGCGGGTACAATTCTCGGTTTCATCTTAAGAAATGTCAGAGACGAACCATGGACAAAACGCGAAGTTATGTATATTCAATTTCCGGGAGACATATTTCTTCGAATGCTCAAAGCGCTTATATTACCACTAATCATTGCTAGCATCGTTAGCGCAATCGGCGGATTAGATCTTAATTTATCCG gaAAGATTGGTATAAGATCAATTTACTATTATGCATCAACGACAATATCTGCTGTAATTCTTGGTATAATTTTGGTCTTAATTATTAGACCTGGAGAATACAGTACGCATGGTATGATCGCAAAGGATAATGTAGCGCCAACTAGAGATATTACAACTACAGACACAATATTAGATTTAATCAG gaATGTGTTTCCGCCGAATCTTGTACAGGCTTGTATTGCTCAg TACCGCACAGTACTAATAGAGCCCAAAAATAAAACAGGGG TAAACAACATACAAGATTGGGATATAAGTCATAAGTATGGAGATGGTATGAATACTTTGGGCTTGGTTATATTTGGAATTGTGTTAGGAATAGCTCTTAGTAAAATGGGTGAGCAAGGAAAAATTCTCTTATCTTTTTTTGACGCTTTATCTGAAGCAACAATGCTTATTACTAGATGGGTCATATG gaCATCTCCAATTGGTGTGCTCTTTCTTGTTACTTCGAAGCTTTTAGAAATTGAGGATATTGGTGCTATTGCTGGACAATTAAGTTTATATTTCATTACAGTATTATTAGGTTTGATTATTCATGGTTGTGTAACACTTTCTGTTATATTCTTTATTTGCACAAAGCAGTTGCCATTTAAACTCATAGGCAAGATGACTCAAGTTTTAGCTACAGCATTTGGTACCTCATCAAG CACTGCCACATTGCCAGTAACAATACAGTGTTTGGATAATATAGGTGTAGACCAGAGAATTACACGATTTGTTGTTCCAATTGGTGCTACCATTAATATGGATGGGACTGCATTATACGAAGCTGTTGCTGCAATTTTTATAGCTCAAGTCAGGAGAATTCCATTGACTCTTGGCAATGTTATTGGTGTTAG TATAACAGCAACTGCAGCCAGCATTGGAGCTGCTGGCATTCCACAAGCTGGTCTTGTTACAATGGTTATGGTGTTAGATACTGTAGGATTGCCTGCTGAAGATGTAACACTTATCATTGCAGTAGATTGGCTCTT GGATCGTTTCCGAACCACGATAAACGTCATATGCGATGCACTCGGAGCTTATGTTATTGAACATTTAAGTAAAAAAGATCTTGAAGCAAGTGCAAACCTTCAGGAGGAAACAATCGAATTAGCCAGAGTGAGGAAAGCAGATGCataa
- the LOC126921787 gene encoding cyclin-dependent kinases regulatory subunit → MSNKMYYSDKYYDDKYEYRHVVLPKEMIKLVPTTHLLSEQEWRAIGVQQSQGWVHYMIHKPEPHILLFKRKITSPPPEN, encoded by the exons ATGTCGAACAAGATGTATTATTCGGATAAATACTACGATGATAAATACGAATATAG GCATGTAGTACTACCAAAAGAAATGATTAAATTGGTTCCAACTACTCATCTCCTCTCGGAACAAGAGTGGAGAGCTATTGGTGTTCAACAAAGTCAAGGATGGGTTCATTATATGATTCATAAGCCAG AACCTCATATTTTACTCTTTAAAAGGAAAATAACATCTCCACCACCAGAAAATTAA
- the LOC126921780 gene encoding NEDD8-conjugating enzyme UBE2F-like has translation MITLRGKLKKDSDIPNSKNREYNKRVSVRDKLLIKEVQEMQQTLPSTCQVKFQDPDCLHEFILLIVPDEGYWVGGRFHFQVYIPEEYNMAPPKVKCLTKLWHPNINEDGNVCLSILRQSSIDEMGWAPTRKLKDVVWGLNSLFTDLLNFDDPLNREAADLFVKDKESFRSKVKDYVMQYAKR, from the exons ATGATTACCTTGAGAGGAAAATTGAAGAAGGATAGTGATATACCAAACTCAAAAAACAGAGAATATAATAAACGCGTTTCTGTCCGTGATAAGCTATTAATAAAAGAG gTTCAAGAAATGCAGCAAACATTACCTAGTACATGTCAGGTGAAATTTCAAGATCCCGATTGTCTACATGAGTTTATTCTCTTGATTGTTCCTGATGAAGGATATTGGGTTGGAGGTAGATTTCATTTCCAAGTTTATATACCTGAAGAATATAATATGGCT CCACCAAAAGTTAAATGCCTAACAAAATTGTGGCATCCTAATATAAATGAGGATGGTAACGTATGTCTTTCAATTTTAAGGCAGAGTAGTATAGATGAAATGGGATGGGCACCGACTCGTAAACTTAAAGATGTTGTATGGGGTTTGAATTCACTTTTCACA GATCTTCTAAATTTTGATGACCCTTTAAACAGAGAAGCAGCTGATCTATTTGTAAAAGATAAGGAATCCTTTCGAAGTAAGGTTAAGGATTATGTTATGCAATATGCAAAAAGATGA
- the LOC126921781 gene encoding vacuolar protein-sorting-associated protein 25 encodes MAEIEWPWQYSFPPFFTLQPHSDTRAKQLAAWKSLILEYYRITKQAIIDIREVHSSPLFNNTAINRKLSPEAILLVLEELARSGNASPLDKTRQRWLIYWHTLEEWGEIIYNWAQENGFVGSVCTLFELTQGEDTTDQEFYGLDTEVLIRALKTLEGNKKAELILFDDNQGVKFF; translated from the exons atggcAGAAATTGAATGGCCATGGCAATACagttttcctcctttttttac ACTTCAGCCTCATTCAGATACTAGAGCTAAACAATTAGCAGCATGGAAAAGTTTAATCCTAGAATATTATCGTATAACAAAACAAGCTATTATAGATATAAGAGAAGTGCATTCAAGCCCGTTATTTAATAATACTGCAATTAATC GCAAATTATCACCAGAAGCTATCTTATTGGTATTGGAAGAATTAGCAAGATCAGGGAATGCAAGCCCATTAGATAAGACAAGACAAAGGTGGCTAATTTATTGGCATACTTTGGAAGAATGGGgtgaaattatttataactGGGCTCAAGAGAATGGATTTGTCGGTTCCGTATGTACTTTATTTGAGTTAACACAAGGAGAAGATACAACAGATCAGG AATTTTATGGACTTGATACAGAAGTATTAATCAGAGCACTTAAAACACTGGAAGGAAATAAGAAAGcagaattaattttatttgatgataATCAAGGTGTTAAATTCTTTTAG